A window of the Torulaspora globosa chromosome 6, complete sequence genome harbors these coding sequences:
- the TIM21 gene encoding Tim21p (ancestral locus Anc_4.175) produces MISAIVCLRESPMGIGKMARATIVPSRLMPAKPKVNCKPVVWSGGPSRSYSTFNAHSATSSSTEERKSGKRLTIWPKVKAFTTFTASGTLVIGAAGLSVVVIYLILSELFSPSGDTQIFNRSVSLIEKDEIARALLQCNDTEDSKERLKAYGEIFTSDKWTRNRPIVSTKKIDKNGKAHYFMRFHVESRKKRGLVHIEAVESDKNYQPDFKSMYLDVAGEQRYYLIKPQLGTVAKPKGFLGVNWGPKRN; encoded by the coding sequence ATGATATCGGCTATTGTTTGTTTGCGCGAAAGTCCTATGGGCATTGGGAAGATGGCAAGGGCCACCATCGTGCCATCGAGATTGATGCCAGCCAAGCCAAAAGTCAACTGCAAGCCTGTTGTTTGGTCAGGGGGGCCATCTAGAAGTTACTCAACATTCAATGCACATTCAGCTACTAGCAGTAGCACTGAGGAACGAAAATCAGGGAAGAGGCTGACGATATGGCCGAAAGTCAAGGCTTTCACGACTTTTACTGCTTCTGGAACGCTTGTAATTGGAGCTGCTGGGCTCTCTGTGGTCGTAATATACCTGATCCTATCAGAACTATTTTCTCCGTCAGGGGATACCCAAATCTTTAACCGGTCGGTGTCATTGATCGAGAAAGACGAGATTGCTAGAGCTCTCCTGCAATGTAATGATACGGAGGATAGCAAGGAAAGACTTAAGGCGTATGGGGAGATCTTTACGAGCGATAAGTGGACTAGAAACAGACCGATTGTCTCTACGAAAAAGATCGATAAGAATGGCAAAGCTCATTACTTCATGAGATTCCATGTGGAATCtagaaagaagagaggtCTTGTTCATATTGAAGCTGTCGAATCGGACAAGAATTATCAACCGGACTTTAAATCCATGTACCTCGATGTGGCCGGTGAGCAGCGCTATTATCTAATCAAACCACAGCTAGGGACTGTCGCGAAGCCTAAGGGCTTTCTTGGTGTTAACTGGGGCCCGAAGAGGAACTAA